Proteins from a single region of Psychrobium sp. MM17-31:
- a CDS encoding DEAD/DEAH box helicase has protein sequence MSFLTNIDVAIYKHKALYNALASDQQLVLKVLAVINHRLGQAKFRQILQELSHLDEFNRIKLHNTFSHEVRDEWIVQDLVSVTQDGILLTPYLADELTREALDEGAFEAITEVVERVHPMMSAYSWGRPSYSNTQRIIRDSFYRNQFQLCGELFEFNKDPQRVDDPAYSTLIKLCFYPFREDKFLQLPPQMEYVAFASLLRKLREGNKDRTEVVELLASLQDKLFPLNDNFRLLLAEQYIYQNRLQQATALLGQEQSTYGLQLQGILAVLNGEMAVAINIFQQALVAKNKISRRKRQYIGELSGLFYAFALLEQGSDQAPEQLTVLAKEWDNQVEDRRFESSYQQSYACLHRFNMVLSGRAKQLELSEPYSHIKNYSYSVYVTVCCLSLLWSNQQPSAVFLRQLSEAYQDFADNGEWLWAKVAADVLNRCQQVLPVALDCQDNGINLSQIIRRKEQWDLALEQLLALDKTPTKPIPSDKQQRLIWILQHSRYGDELVAKEQKLGKSGWSKGRTVALKRLADEITTFDYLSPQDHDICQQIKATYVGGYYGKEHYALEGVNALRSAAGAENIYTEDDLTTPIAISEREPELIITKNSDGYLLAMSNLPSDLDDGDSCYSLTEIAAKKYELVVYERKHRQIAEIVGESGILVPEEAKERVMQSIKVIAPMLNIQSDLEGISTSVAQVNADNALYINIEQAGEGLSFQVCVQPLGPDGPSIAPGQGNPMLSQEIGGKRQSTQRNLDAERHQLFSLYQHIPLFEQMIDSRLLCDRLDEALETLQDLESVVKAPQDFGGLSLVLQWPKGKKLKLSDPQEMAHLKLAITKQKEWFSLDGTLTVSDEQVLALKELMDLLKQGNSRFIKLDEQQVLVLTKELAQRLHEIENMTLDGKFHAIASPLVDVVTQGMRMKTLHAWERQRALLKEAESLTPEVPSTLQAQLRDYQLDGFDWAMRLAHWGAGACLADDMGLGKTLQALAVVLARAPQGPSLILAPTSVCFNWQQEIAKFAPTLKVHVFGRDSHIDDRQQVLDKLTAFDVVICSYGLLQREGERLAKVDWISAVADEAQALKNPMAKRTQAALALNAKFKMVTTGTPIENNLTELWSIFRFINPGLLGSQKQFHKRFAQLIESNEESDAAAKQRASFGLRQVIAPFILRRLKQQVLTELPARTEINLPIELSQEEVTFYEALRRQAIENLTQEEVEPGQQHIKMLAEIMKLRRACCHPSLVMEQSTIESSKLKVFDKLMVELQENNHKCLVFSQFVGHLQILKQRLMANGISFQYLDGATTAQARQKAVNDFQAGVGDVFLISLKAGGSGLNLTAADYVVHMDPWWNPAVEDQASDRAHRMGQTRPVTIYRFIAKNTIEDKILSLHQHKRDLANSLLEGSDDLSKVSTEAMMALLQESWTA, from the coding sequence ATGTCGTTTCTTACTAACATTGACGTTGCCATCTACAAACACAAAGCCCTTTATAATGCTCTCGCTAGCGATCAACAGCTGGTGTTAAAAGTGTTGGCGGTGATTAATCATCGCTTGGGGCAAGCGAAGTTCAGACAGATCTTACAAGAGTTAAGCCACCTCGATGAATTCAATCGCATCAAGCTTCACAATACTTTTAGCCATGAAGTGCGCGATGAGTGGATAGTTCAAGATTTAGTTTCGGTAACCCAAGACGGCATTTTGCTAACCCCTTATTTGGCGGATGAACTGACGCGTGAAGCTTTAGATGAAGGAGCCTTTGAAGCCATTACTGAGGTTGTCGAACGTGTGCATCCTATGATGTCAGCGTATTCGTGGGGACGACCGAGTTACAGCAATACTCAGCGCATAATTCGCGATAGTTTTTATCGCAACCAATTTCAGCTTTGCGGTGAGTTATTTGAGTTTAATAAAGATCCACAACGCGTCGACGATCCTGCCTACAGCACCCTGATCAAACTGTGTTTCTACCCATTTCGCGAAGATAAGTTTTTGCAGTTGCCGCCGCAAATGGAATATGTGGCTTTTGCTAGCTTGTTGCGCAAACTACGAGAAGGGAATAAAGATCGCACAGAAGTCGTTGAACTACTAGCGTCATTGCAAGACAAGCTGTTTCCTCTCAATGACAATTTTCGATTGCTGCTAGCAGAGCAATACATTTATCAAAATCGTTTACAACAGGCGACGGCGCTGCTTGGACAAGAGCAATCGACCTACGGACTACAACTGCAGGGAATTCTAGCGGTTTTAAATGGTGAGATGGCTGTTGCTATCAATATTTTTCAGCAAGCGCTGGTGGCTAAAAATAAAATCTCTCGTCGCAAACGCCAATACATTGGCGAACTCAGTGGCTTATTTTATGCCTTTGCACTGTTGGAGCAAGGTAGCGATCAAGCGCCTGAACAGCTAACGGTATTGGCAAAGGAGTGGGACAATCAAGTTGAAGATCGCCGCTTTGAAAGTAGCTATCAGCAAAGTTATGCCTGTTTGCATCGTTTTAATATGGTGCTCTCGGGACGCGCTAAACAGCTGGAGCTTAGCGAACCTTACTCCCACATTAAAAATTATTCCTATAGTGTTTATGTCACTGTCTGCTGTCTTAGTTTGTTGTGGTCTAATCAACAACCTAGCGCGGTATTCCTTCGTCAATTAAGCGAGGCTTATCAGGACTTTGCTGATAATGGCGAGTGGCTATGGGCTAAAGTGGCCGCCGATGTTTTGAATCGGTGTCAGCAAGTTTTACCTGTCGCCCTTGATTGCCAAGACAATGGCATCAATCTTTCTCAAATTATTCGCCGTAAAGAGCAATGGGATTTAGCGCTTGAGCAATTGTTGGCGTTAGATAAAACGCCGACAAAGCCTATACCGAGTGACAAACAACAGCGCTTAATTTGGATATTACAGCATTCTCGCTATGGTGATGAGTTAGTTGCCAAAGAGCAAAAGCTGGGAAAATCTGGCTGGAGTAAAGGACGTACTGTTGCCCTTAAACGACTAGCCGATGAAATCACGACATTTGATTACTTATCTCCTCAAGATCACGATATTTGTCAGCAAATTAAAGCAACCTATGTTGGTGGCTATTACGGCAAAGAGCACTATGCGTTAGAAGGTGTTAATGCACTTCGTAGTGCGGCTGGCGCAGAGAATATCTATACCGAAGACGATTTAACAACGCCTATTGCTATTTCCGAGCGTGAACCTGAGTTAATCATTACTAAAAATAGTGACGGCTATTTACTGGCAATGAGTAACCTGCCTAGCGATTTAGATGATGGTGACAGCTGTTATTCACTCACTGAAATTGCCGCTAAAAAATACGAACTTGTGGTTTATGAGCGTAAACATCGGCAAATAGCTGAGATTGTCGGTGAAAGTGGCATATTGGTACCGGAAGAAGCCAAAGAGCGTGTGATGCAGAGTATTAAGGTTATTGCGCCAATGCTAAACATCCAATCTGATCTCGAAGGTATTAGTACGTCAGTCGCCCAAGTTAACGCCGATAATGCGCTCTATATCAACATTGAACAGGCAGGCGAAGGCTTGAGTTTTCAAGTGTGTGTTCAGCCATTGGGACCTGATGGACCTAGCATTGCGCCGGGTCAGGGCAATCCAATGTTATCGCAAGAGATTGGCGGCAAACGCCAGAGTACTCAGCGCAATTTAGATGCTGAGCGTCATCAATTATTTTCGCTGTATCAACATATTCCGCTGTTCGAACAAATGATCGATTCACGCCTGCTGTGTGACAGGCTCGATGAAGCGCTAGAAACTCTGCAAGATTTAGAGTCGGTGGTTAAAGCGCCACAAGACTTTGGTGGTTTATCGCTAGTGTTGCAATGGCCGAAAGGCAAGAAGCTTAAGCTGAGCGATCCTCAAGAAATGGCCCATCTTAAACTGGCGATTACCAAACAAAAAGAGTGGTTTAGCCTCGATGGCACTTTAACCGTGAGCGACGAGCAGGTATTAGCGCTTAAAGAGTTAATGGACTTACTCAAGCAAGGAAATTCACGTTTTATAAAGCTCGATGAACAGCAGGTGTTGGTGCTAACCAAAGAATTAGCGCAACGACTGCACGAAATCGAAAATATGACTCTCGACGGTAAGTTTCACGCCATTGCCAGCCCATTAGTCGATGTGGTGACTCAAGGCATGCGCATGAAAACACTTCATGCGTGGGAACGACAACGAGCACTGCTCAAAGAAGCGGAATCACTAACGCCAGAGGTGCCATCGACGCTGCAAGCACAGCTTCGAGACTATCAACTCGATGGTTTTGATTGGGCAATGCGCTTGGCACATTGGGGCGCTGGTGCTTGTTTAGCCGACGATATGGGCTTGGGTAAAACACTGCAAGCATTGGCAGTAGTGTTGGCGCGCGCACCGCAAGGACCGAGTTTAATTCTAGCGCCGACCTCGGTGTGTTTTAACTGGCAGCAAGAAATTGCCAAGTTTGCACCAACCTTAAAAGTGCACGTTTTTGGCCGCGATAGTCACATCGATGATCGCCAGCAGGTGTTAGACAAGTTAACTGCGTTTGATGTGGTGATTTGTAGCTATGGCTTACTGCAACGAGAAGGTGAGCGTTTGGCAAAAGTAGATTGGATTAGTGCGGTTGCCGATGAGGCGCAAGCATTAAAAAATCCAATGGCCAAACGCACGCAAGCGGCATTGGCGCTGAACGCAAAATTTAAAATGGTAACTACGGGCACGCCGATTGAGAATAATCTAACGGAATTGTGGAGCATTTTCCGTTTTATCAATCCGGGCTTATTAGGCAGTCAAAAACAGTTTCACAAGCGCTTTGCCCAGCTTATTGAAAGTAATGAAGAGAGTGATGCGGCTGCTAAACAGCGGGCTAGCTTTGGCTTACGACAAGTGATCGCGCCATTTATATTACGCCGCTTAAAACAACAGGTACTGACTGAATTGCCTGCCAGAACGGAAATCAATTTACCTATTGAACTGTCGCAAGAAGAAGTGACCTTTTACGAAGCGCTGCGCCGTCAAGCTATTGAGAACTTAACCCAAGAAGAGGTAGAGCCGGGACAGCAACACATCAAGATGCTAGCGGAAATTATGAAATTGCGCCGCGCTTGCTGTCATCCAAGCTTGGTGATGGAACAAAGCACTATCGAAAGCTCAAAGCTCAAGGTTTTTGATAAGTTGATGGTCGAACTGCAAGAAAATAATCACAAATGCTTGGTGTTTAGTCAGTTCGTCGGTCATTTACAAATTCTAAAACAACGTTTGATGGCCAATGGCATTAGCTTCCAATATCTCGACGGTGCAACCACTGCTCAGGCGAGACAAAAAGCGGTTAATGATTTTCAGGCGGGCGTTGGCGATGTATTTTTAATTAGTTTAAAAGCGGGTGGCTCAGGGCTTAACCTGACCGCGGCTGATTATGTGGTGCATATGGATCCGTGGTGGAATCCTGCGGTGGAAGATCAAGCAAGTGATCGCGCGCATCGCATGGGACAAACCCGCCCAGTAACCATCTATCGCTTTATTGCCAAAAACACCATTGAAGATAAGATTTTGTCGTTGCATCAACACAAACGCGATTTGGCCAATAGCCTACTCGAAGGCAGTGATGACCTATCGAAAGTATCAACAGAGGCAATGATGGCGTTGTTGCAAGAGTCTTGGACGGCTTAG